From a region of the Schistocerca nitens isolate TAMUIC-IGC-003100 chromosome 8, iqSchNite1.1, whole genome shotgun sequence genome:
- the LOC126198802 gene encoding cuticle protein 19.8-like, giving the protein MYKQVIVVLALVAACMAAPGPKPAPGLLASYVAATPVAYTAHAVAAPVAYTAAAAPVAYAAPYSAAYVAPYHAAYRAAILG; this is encoded by the exons ATGTACAAGCAG GTGATCGTCGTCCTGGCCTTGGTGGCCGCCTGCATGGCCGCCCCCGGACCCAAGCCGGCCCCCGGCCTGCTGGCCAGCTACGTGGCCGCCACCCCCGTGGCCTACACCGCCCACGCAGTCGCCGCCCCCGTCGCCTACACCGCTGCCGCAGCCCCCGTGGCTTACGCCGCCCCATACTCTGCTGCCTACGTCGCCCCGTATCACGCTGCCTACAGGGCAGCCATCTTGGGATGA